A genome region from Ottowia testudinis includes the following:
- a CDS encoding glycine zipper 2TM domain-containing protein yields MQISQRLVSSVAVLAAAAALAACAAPGQPVGGYPGSYPQAQGGYQTNPGYAQFGRVTNVEYVRGGQSQGIAGAVVGGAVGGLAGSQIGGGSGRTAATVAGVVGGALIGRALEQNMNRNTVEHYRVTVQFDNGGSRQFDYAQAPNVQIGDRVRADGDQLYR; encoded by the coding sequence ATGCAAATTTCCCAACGTCTGGTTTCATCCGTTGCCGTGCTCGCCGCAGCTGCGGCGTTGGCGGCGTGCGCAGCACCTGGTCAGCCCGTCGGAGGCTACCCGGGCAGCTACCCGCAGGCGCAGGGTGGTTATCAGACCAATCCGGGCTATGCGCAGTTTGGCCGTGTCACCAACGTTGAATACGTGCGTGGTGGTCAGTCGCAGGGCATCGCGGGCGCGGTGGTCGGTGGCGCGGTGGGTGGCCTGGCGGGCAGCCAAATCGGCGGGGGCTCCGGCCGCACCGCCGCCACCGTGGCCGGCGTCGTGGGTGGTGCATTGATCGGCCGCGCGCTGGAGCAGAACATGAACCGCAACACGGTGGAGCATTACCGCGTCACGGTGCAGTTTGACAATGGCGGCTCCCGTCAATTTGACTATGCCCAGGCGCCCAACGTGCAGATTGGCGACCGCGTGCGTGCCGACGGCGACCAGCTGTACCGCTGA
- a CDS encoding DUF4194 domain-containing protein has translation MEANLADTARLTPPAVKGAVQELLRSGVVEAEERPKTYELLRQRPLEVAQALEPLDLQCRLDEVRGLAYLSVGRNYAGSESAAAPADGITDASADAADTGWTHPLVRRQRLNLEQSLLLALLRQHYLTHEQQAGVGGGVARASLAELGAELATHLGESGSDRKDDKRLRQLLAGLKEHGVVGDVQDNGQVPIRPLIAHVANPDSLLALLRQFERLTEGGQDAGEGAA, from the coding sequence GTGGAGGCCAATCTTGCCGACACCGCGCGCCTCACGCCCCCGGCCGTCAAAGGCGCCGTGCAGGAGCTGCTGCGATCCGGCGTGGTCGAGGCCGAGGAGCGCCCCAAAACTTACGAGCTGCTGCGTCAGCGCCCGCTGGAAGTCGCCCAGGCGCTGGAACCGCTCGATCTGCAATGCCGCCTGGACGAGGTGCGCGGGCTGGCGTACCTGAGCGTCGGCCGCAACTACGCCGGCAGCGAATCCGCCGCCGCGCCAGCCGACGGCATAACCGACGCCAGTGCCGATGCCGCCGACACCGGCTGGACGCACCCGCTGGTGCGCCGCCAGCGCCTGAACCTGGAGCAATCGCTGCTGCTTGCCCTGCTGCGCCAGCACTATCTGACGCACGAGCAGCAGGCCGGCGTGGGCGGCGGCGTGGCGCGTGCCAGCCTGGCCGAACTGGGCGCCGAACTGGCCACCCACCTGGGCGAAAGCGGCAGCGACCGCAAGGACGACAAGCGCCTGCGCCAGTTGCTGGCGGGTTTGAAGGAGCACGGCGTGGTCGGCGACGTGCAGGACAACGGCCAGGTGCCGATTCGCCCGCTGATTGCGCATGTGGCCAACCCCGACAGTTTGCTGGCGCTGCTGCGGCAGTTCGAGCGACTGACCGAAGGTGGTCAAGATGCGGGGGAGGGCGCCGCGTGA
- the dut gene encoding dUTP diphosphatase yields MKLDVQILDERLRAQMPAYATPGSAGLDLRACVDAPLTLPPDGWQLVPTGMAMHLADPGFAALILPRSGLGHKHGIVLGNLVGLIDSDYQGQLMVSAWNRSPTAFTIEPMERIAQLVIVPVVQATFRLVDSFEATARGASGYGSTGLG; encoded by the coding sequence ATGAAACTCGACGTCCAGATCCTCGACGAACGCCTGCGTGCGCAAATGCCCGCCTATGCGACGCCCGGCAGCGCCGGGCTGGACTTGCGCGCTTGCGTGGACGCGCCGCTCACGTTGCCGCCAGACGGCTGGCAGCTGGTGCCCACCGGCATGGCCATGCATCTGGCCGACCCCGGCTTTGCGGCGCTGATCCTGCCGCGCTCGGGCTTGGGCCACAAGCACGGCATTGTGTTGGGCAACCTGGTGGGGCTGATCGACAGCGATTACCAGGGCCAGCTGATGGTGAGCGCGTGGAACCGCAGCCCCACCGCGTTCACGATCGAGCCGATGGAGCGCATCGCGCAACTGGTGATCGTGCCGGTGGTGCAGGCCACGTTCCGGCTCGTCGACTCGTTCGAGGCGACGGCGCGCGGCGCCAGCGGCTATGGTTCGACTGGCCTTGGGTGA
- a CDS encoding FKBP-type peptidyl-prolyl cis-trans isomerase, which yields MEIQSPCVVALTWTLKDSLGDVLDELQEPIEFLVGGGDLLPAISHALQGHVAGAMLDLNLEPEDAFGDFNEQLVFLAKRDQLPNGIEEGMLIDAAALPKDIANEAPADAIFTITEVYPDHVVLDANHPLSGISLRLHLKVVSVRPATEEELQRDSAGAGFFKLQPMAPGNQHLH from the coding sequence ATGGAAATCCAATCCCCCTGCGTGGTGGCACTCACCTGGACGCTCAAGGACAGCCTGGGCGATGTGCTCGACGAATTGCAAGAGCCGATCGAGTTTCTTGTCGGCGGCGGCGACCTGCTGCCCGCCATCAGTCATGCGCTGCAAGGCCACGTGGCCGGTGCGATGCTCGATCTGAACCTGGAGCCAGAAGACGCATTCGGCGACTTCAACGAGCAGCTGGTTTTTCTCGCCAAGCGCGATCAGCTCCCGAACGGCATAGAGGAAGGCATGCTGATTGATGCAGCAGCCTTGCCCAAGGATATTGCGAACGAAGCGCCGGCCGATGCTATCTTCACCATTACCGAGGTGTATCCGGATCACGTGGTGCTGGACGCCAATCACCCGTTGTCCGGCATCTCGTTGCGCCTGCATCTGAAGGTGGTGTCGGTGCGGCCGGCGACTGAAGAGGAACTGCAGCGCGACAGCGCGGGCGCTGGGTTTTTCAAGCTGCAACCGATGGCGCCCGGTAACCAGCATCTTCATTGA
- the bamC gene encoding outer membrane protein assembly factor BamC — protein MPTQRSCTPLLGAALLLVASGCSVLEPDKIDYKSSGRGVSLEVPPDLSQLPGQSRYSVQGSGTVTASGYQAGQVAAAGTGTPTAANKVADVQFMRQDGERWLRIERAPDQLWGPVRDFWLESGFLMAVDQANMGLMETDWAENRAKIPQDFIRNTIGKVFDSLYSTGERDKFRTRLERNANGGTDIFVTHRGMEEVYSSARKDSTVWQPRARDPELEAEFLRRLMVKLGVSQEQAKAALATAATAPAAAASNARVVAAGGGAPAVQLAEDFDRAWRRVGLALDRTGFTVEDRDRSKGVYFVRYVDPTVEKKEPGFFGRLMGRGSQQLPTNQYQIAVRSEGQNSLVTVNDRAGAPAASADAQRIVKVLADELK, from the coding sequence ATGCCTACCCAACGCTCTTGCACCCCCCTGCTCGGTGCCGCTTTGCTGCTGGTGGCCAGCGGCTGCTCGGTGCTTGAACCCGACAAGATCGACTACAAGAGCTCGGGCCGCGGCGTGTCGCTGGAAGTGCCGCCCGATCTGAGCCAGCTGCCTGGTCAGTCGCGCTATTCGGTTCAAGGCAGTGGCACGGTCACCGCCAGCGGCTATCAGGCCGGCCAGGTGGCCGCCGCTGGCACCGGAACGCCCACGGCCGCCAACAAGGTAGCGGATGTGCAGTTCATGCGCCAGGACGGCGAACGCTGGCTGCGCATCGAGCGCGCGCCCGACCAGTTGTGGGGCCCGGTGCGCGACTTCTGGCTCGAAAGCGGCTTTTTGATGGCCGTCGATCAGGCCAACATGGGCCTGATGGAAACCGACTGGGCCGAAAACCGCGCCAAGATTCCGCAGGATTTCATCCGCAACACCATCGGCAAGGTGTTCGATTCGCTTTATTCCACCGGCGAGCGCGACAAATTCCGCACCCGGCTGGAGCGGAACGCCAACGGCGGCACCGACATCTTCGTCACGCACCGCGGCATGGAAGAGGTGTATTCATCGGCCCGCAAGGACAGCACCGTGTGGCAGCCGCGCGCGCGCGATCCCGAACTGGAGGCCGAATTCCTGCGCCGTCTGATGGTCAAGCTGGGCGTATCGCAGGAGCAGGCCAAGGCGGCGCTGGCCACCGCGGCCACGGCGCCCGCCGCAGCGGCGTCCAATGCCCGCGTGGTGGCCGCTGGCGGCGGCGCGCCGGCCGTGCAGTTGGCGGAGGACTTTGACCGCGCCTGGCGGCGAGTTGGCCTGGCGCTCGACCGCACGGGCTTTACCGTGGAAGACCGAGACCGCAGCAAGGGCGTGTATTTTGTGCGCTACGTCGATCCGACGGTGGAAAAGAAGGAGCCCGGCTTCTTCGGCCGCCTGATGGGCCGCGGCAGCCAGCAGTTGCCAACCAACCAGTATCAGATCGCCGTGCGCAGCGAAGGGCAAAACAGCCTGGTGACGGTGAACGACCGCGCAGGCGCCCCGGCGGCATCGGCCGACGCCCAGCGCATCGTCAAGGTGTTGGCCGACGAGCTGAAGTAA
- a CDS encoding cupin domain-containing protein, with protein sequence MDVDQPLSLLGGLSPARFMRRHWQKKPLLVRQAIADFEPLLTRQALFALAADPGVESRLISRGPAGWQLKRGPLARRALPPLARPDWTLLVQGVDLHDERAHALLQRFRFVPDARLDDLMISYASDGGGVGPHFDSYDVFLLQAEGRRRWRIGRQKNLRLAEGLPLKILADFQPEEEHVLEPGDMLYLPPLWAHDGVAEGSCMTCSIGFRQPAKGEMARELLLRVADEADDWVGDAAYRDPQQPATGQPALLPPAMLDFARAAVQQALSDPAHLALLVGEWLTEPKPNVWFDAEPAAAAVSTAGAVVLDRRTRMLYDARHVFINGEGFRASGQDARLMRTLADRRQLSAVQCARLSAGARELLTQWRDAGWIHDR encoded by the coding sequence ATGGATGTCGATCAACCCTTGTCTTTGCTGGGCGGTCTGTCGCCAGCCCGGTTCATGCGGCGGCACTGGCAGAAAAAGCCTTTGCTGGTGCGCCAGGCCATTGCTGATTTTGAGCCGCTGCTGACGCGCCAGGCGCTGTTCGCGCTGGCCGCCGATCCGGGGGTGGAGTCGCGGCTCATCAGCCGGGGGCCGGCAGGCTGGCAACTCAAGCGCGGGCCGCTGGCGCGCCGAGCACTGCCGCCGCTTGCCCGTCCCGACTGGACGCTGCTGGTGCAAGGCGTCGATCTGCACGACGAGCGCGCGCACGCGTTGCTGCAGCGTTTTCGCTTTGTGCCCGACGCGCGGCTGGACGATTTGATGATCAGCTACGCCAGCGACGGCGGCGGCGTCGGGCCCCATTTTGATAGCTACGACGTGTTTCTGCTGCAGGCCGAGGGCAGGCGGCGCTGGCGCATCGGACGGCAAAAGAACCTGCGGCTGGCCGAGGGCTTGCCCCTGAAAATCCTGGCCGACTTTCAGCCCGAGGAAGAGCACGTGCTGGAGCCTGGCGACATGCTCTATCTGCCGCCGCTGTGGGCGCACGACGGCGTGGCCGAGGGCAGTTGCATGACGTGCTCGATCGGGTTTAGGCAACCGGCCAAGGGCGAAATGGCGCGCGAGCTGTTGCTGCGCGTCGCCGACGAGGCGGACGATTGGGTGGGCGACGCCGCGTACCGTGATCCGCAGCAGCCCGCCACCGGCCAGCCGGCCTTGTTGCCGCCCGCCATGCTCGATTTCGCGCGGGCGGCGGTTCAGCAGGCGCTGAGCGACCCCGCGCACCTGGCGCTGCTGGTCGGCGAATGGTTGACCGAGCCCAAGCCCAATGTATGGTTCGACGCCGAACCCGCCGCGGCTGCCGTGTCAACGGCTGGCGCGGTGGTGCTGGACCGGCGCACGCGCATGCTTTACGACGCGCGGCACGTGTTCATCAACGGCGAGGGTTTTCGCGCCTCCGGTCAGGACGCACGGCTGATGCGTACGCTGGCCGACCGGCGCCAGCTCAGCGCGGTGCAATGCGCGCGGCTGAGTGCCGGCGCGCGCGAGTTGTTGACGCAATGGCGAGATGCAGGGTGGATACATGATCGATGA
- a CDS encoding DUF3375 family protein, which produces MDRPDRPSREWCQMLVHARRQHPAWVVLAAHRAPLILACLQSLLQSRVGGIDQEEAVQSLAAMLGEYANDPDFEVGTSDPDELLAQARRDITQWIGRRLLTEREGRLQATDALQHALTFAAGLRQRIMTSTASRLATVQREAEALALALNPDAEARATALERRIEALQAELAEVRAGRVQVLAGAPAIEGMKNLYELAMGLRADFRRVEDSYRAADRSLREAIISQQQNRGQVLDSLLDSHDALLQSPEGQVFHGFYEQLQGGGGLTEMAARLKEIRTHALAAMAFDDQQRSDLHWLVPLLVRESRQVMDARARSESDVRSFMQTGLAAEHHRVGQLVQQVLHAALGLDWSRQALRRTPADVPPAAQAFAQGNHQIKPLDRLVYSAAQDTPAPALCFDEQPARLDEMDDAFWAAFDTLDEAALLAQTATVLATHPEGLRWPELVRALPPEHDLQTLAVWLDAALHGGTDAQAAPRVQVPVALPDGGEYRFDLPDIAFTPIALQRARGDALAAEEGR; this is translated from the coding sequence ATGGATCGCCCCGACCGCCCTTCCCGCGAATGGTGCCAGATGTTGGTGCATGCGCGCCGCCAGCATCCCGCTTGGGTTGTGCTGGCGGCGCACCGCGCGCCACTCATCCTGGCGTGCCTGCAATCGCTGCTGCAATCCCGCGTCGGCGGCATCGACCAGGAAGAAGCGGTGCAAAGCCTGGCCGCCATGCTGGGCGAATACGCCAACGACCCCGATTTCGAGGTCGGCACCAGCGACCCGGACGAGTTGCTGGCCCAGGCGCGGCGCGACATCACGCAATGGATCGGCCGGCGCCTGCTGACCGAGCGCGAAGGCCGCCTTCAGGCCACCGATGCGCTGCAGCACGCGCTGACCTTTGCCGCTGGACTGCGCCAGCGCATCATGACCTCCACCGCGTCGCGCCTGGCCACGGTGCAGCGCGAGGCCGAGGCGCTGGCCCTGGCGCTCAACCCCGACGCCGAGGCCCGCGCCACCGCGCTGGAGCGCCGCATTGAAGCCCTGCAGGCCGAGCTGGCCGAGGTGCGCGCCGGCCGCGTGCAGGTGTTGGCGGGGGCGCCCGCCATCGAAGGCATGAAGAACCTGTATGAACTGGCCATGGGCCTGCGCGCCGATTTCCGGCGCGTGGAAGATTCGTACCGTGCGGCCGACCGCAGCTTGCGCGAGGCCATCATCAGCCAGCAGCAGAACCGCGGCCAGGTGCTGGACAGCCTGCTCGACAGCCACGACGCGCTGCTGCAGTCGCCCGAAGGCCAGGTTTTCCACGGTTTCTACGAGCAGTTGCAGGGCGGCGGCGGACTGACCGAGATGGCCGCGCGGCTGAAGGAAATCCGTACCCATGCCTTGGCGGCCATGGCCTTCGACGACCAGCAGCGCAGCGATCTGCATTGGCTGGTGCCGCTGCTGGTGCGCGAATCGCGCCAGGTGATGGACGCCCGCGCCCGCAGCGAGAGCGACGTGCGCAGCTTCATGCAGACCGGCCTGGCGGCCGAGCACCACCGCGTGGGCCAACTGGTGCAGCAGGTGCTGCACGCCGCGCTGGGGCTGGACTGGTCGCGCCAGGCCCTGCGCCGCACGCCGGCCGACGTGCCTCCGGCGGCGCAGGCGTTTGCGCAGGGCAACCACCAGATCAAGCCGCTGGACCGGCTGGTCTACAGCGCCGCTCAGGACACGCCGGCGCCCGCACTGTGCTTCGACGAGCAGCCCGCGCGCCTGGATGAGATGGACGACGCCTTCTGGGCCGCGTTCGACACGCTGGATGAAGCCGCGCTGCTGGCCCAAACGGCCACCGTGCTGGCCACTCACCCTGAGGGGTTGCGCTGGCCCGAGCTGGTGCGCGCGCTGCCGCCCGAGCACGATTTGCAGACCCTGGCCGTGTGGCTGGACGCCGCGCTGCACGGCGGCACCGATGCGCAAGCCGCCCCGCGCGTGCAAGTGCCGGTGGCCTTGCCCGATGGCGGCGAATATCGGTTTGACCTGCCCGACATCGCGTTTACGCCAATCGCGCTGCAACGTGCGCGCGGCGACGCCTTGGCAGCGGAGGAGGGGCGATGA
- a CDS encoding MBL fold metallo-hydrolase produces MLRFRSLASGSSGNATLIEASDGVHRTRVLVDCGLGLRQLMACLAADNLSPADLDGIFITHEHGDHIGCAPMLAARYGIPLWTSAGTAQYAAFDGLQSALHLVRDGQVFAIGGIQFHPFTVPHDAREPLQLRCTDGDRVLGLMTDTGHVTGHALAALAHCHALILESNHDIDLLSQSSYPEFLKRRVGGQHGHLSNVQAAAALAKLRHDRLNTVVAAHLSERNNRPDLVRRVLATVLGCGDSDVLLAERQGRGWLSV; encoded by the coding sequence ATGCTGCGTTTTCGCAGCCTGGCCAGCGGCAGCTCGGGCAACGCCACGCTCATCGAGGCCAGCGATGGCGTGCACCGCACGCGGGTGTTGGTCGATTGCGGGCTTGGCCTGCGCCAGTTGATGGCGTGCCTGGCCGCCGACAACTTGAGCCCCGCCGATCTGGACGGCATCTTCATCACGCACGAACACGGCGACCACATTGGCTGCGCACCCATGTTGGCGGCGCGTTATGGAATACCGCTGTGGACCAGCGCAGGCACCGCGCAATACGCGGCGTTCGACGGGCTTCAATCGGCGTTGCACCTGGTGCGCGATGGCCAGGTGTTTGCCATCGGCGGCATTCAGTTCCATCCCTTCACGGTGCCGCACGACGCACGCGAGCCGCTGCAATTGCGCTGCACCGACGGCGATCGCGTACTGGGGCTGATGACCGACACCGGCCACGTCACGGGCCACGCGCTGGCGGCGCTGGCGCATTGCCACGCGCTGATCCTGGAGAGCAACCACGACATCGATTTGCTGTCGCAATCGAGCTATCCTGAGTTTTTGAAGCGGCGCGTTGGCGGCCAGCACGGCCACTTGAGCAACGTGCAAGCGGCGGCGGCGCTCGCCAAGTTGCGCCACGATCGCCTGAACACCGTGGTGGCCGCGCACCTGAGCGAGCGCAACAACCGACCAGACCTTGTGCGTCGCGTCTTGGCGACGGTGCTGGGATGTGGCGACAGCGACGTGCTGCTGGCCGAGCGCCAGGGGCGCGGCTGGTTGAGCGTCTAG
- the dapA gene encoding 4-hydroxy-tetrahydrodipicolinate synthase, giving the protein MTPITGSIVALVTPMHEDGSVDYPTLRRLIDWHIAEGTDCIGVVGTTGESPTVNVEEHQEIIRVSVEQAAKRVPIMAGCGANSTAEAIELARFAKQVGADCQLQVVPYYNKPTQEGQYQHFKAIAEAVGDLPMVLYNVPGRSVADMLHDTVLRLAQMPGIVGIKEATGNIERAQWLIRDVPKGFAVYSGDDPTAVALMLCGGQGNISVTANVAPRLMHELCVAAIAGDRQKAMEIQFKLMPVHKYLFVEANPIPVKWAMARMGLCGGAMRLPMTPLSAANEPVVERALRDAGLL; this is encoded by the coding sequence ATGACCCCCATCACCGGCAGCATCGTCGCCCTCGTCACCCCCATGCACGAGGACGGCAGCGTCGACTACCCCACATTGCGCCGCCTGATCGACTGGCACATCGCCGAGGGCACCGACTGCATCGGCGTGGTCGGCACCACGGGCGAATCGCCCACGGTGAATGTCGAGGAGCATCAGGAGATCATCCGCGTCTCGGTCGAGCAAGCCGCCAAGCGCGTGCCGATCATGGCCGGCTGCGGCGCCAACTCCACCGCCGAGGCGATCGAGTTGGCCAGGTTCGCCAAGCAGGTGGGTGCCGATTGCCAGCTGCAGGTGGTGCCCTACTACAACAAGCCCACGCAAGAAGGCCAGTACCAGCACTTCAAGGCCATCGCCGAAGCCGTGGGCGACCTGCCCATGGTGCTGTACAACGTGCCGGGCCGCAGCGTGGCCGATATGCTGCACGACACCGTGCTGCGGCTGGCACAGATGCCGGGCATCGTGGGCATCAAGGAAGCCACGGGCAACATCGAACGCGCGCAATGGCTGATCCGTGACGTGCCCAAGGGCTTTGCCGTGTATTCGGGCGACGACCCGACGGCCGTGGCGCTGATGCTGTGCGGCGGCCAGGGCAACATCAGCGTCACCGCCAACGTGGCGCCGCGCCTGATGCACGAGTTGTGCGTGGCCGCCATCGCGGGCGACCGGCAGAAGGCGATGGAGATTCAGTTCAAGCTGATGCCGGTGCACAAGTATCTGTTCGTTGAAGCCAACCCCATTCCGGTCAAGTGGGCCATGGCCCGCATGGGCCTGTGCGGCGGCGCGATGCGCCTGCCGATGACGCCGCTGTCAGCGGCTAATGAGCCGGTGGTCGAGCGAGCGTTGCGCGACGCCGGCCTGCTTTGA
- the coaBC gene encoding bifunctional phosphopantothenoylcysteine decarboxylase/phosphopantothenate--cysteine ligase CoaBC, with protein MNAVDSSGELAHRHIVLGLSGGAACFKAAEFCRLLVKSGATVQVVMTEAACQFITPVAMQALSGRPVYVSQWDARPDNNMAHINLSREADAIVVAPASADFIAQLAQGRAGELLPLLCLARPLARVPLLIGPAMNREMWAHPATQRNLRQIAEDGAFVLGVAHGDQACGEFGDGRMLEAGELLEELIAFLAPKPLLGQRVLITAGPTFEAIDPVRGITNLSSGKMGFAVARAAREAGAEVTLVAGPVHLPTPRGVQRIDVSSAREMHAAAVQQAQEAHVFIATAAVADWRPASPAEHKIKKDGSGQVPQLSFVENPDILAGIARSPRARTGELYCVGFAAESENLQANAQAKRARKGVPLLVANIGPATFGRDDNALLLVDEKGVVELPHASKRVLAQQLIAEIARRVAGDVI; from the coding sequence ATGAACGCAGTGGACTCATCGGGCGAGCTGGCCCACCGTCACATCGTGCTGGGCCTTTCAGGCGGCGCGGCGTGCTTCAAGGCGGCCGAATTCTGCCGCCTCCTGGTCAAGTCGGGCGCCACGGTGCAGGTGGTGATGACCGAGGCGGCCTGCCAGTTCATCACGCCGGTGGCCATGCAGGCCTTGTCGGGGCGGCCGGTGTATGTGTCGCAGTGGGACGCGCGGCCCGACAACAACATGGCGCACATCAACCTGAGCCGCGAGGCGGACGCGATCGTCGTCGCGCCCGCCAGCGCCGACTTCATCGCGCAACTGGCGCAAGGGCGGGCCGGCGAGCTGCTGCCATTACTGTGCCTGGCGCGGCCGTTGGCGCGCGTGCCGCTGCTGATCGGGCCGGCGATGAACCGCGAGATGTGGGCCCACCCGGCCACGCAGCGCAACCTGCGTCAGATCGCCGAGGACGGCGCCTTCGTACTCGGCGTGGCGCACGGCGACCAGGCCTGCGGCGAATTTGGCGACGGCCGCATGCTGGAGGCGGGCGAGTTGCTCGAGGAGTTGATCGCCTTTCTGGCGCCCAAACCGCTGCTCGGCCAGCGCGTGCTGATCACCGCGGGGCCGACGTTTGAAGCCATTGACCCGGTGCGCGGCATCACCAATCTGTCGTCCGGCAAGATGGGTTTTGCCGTCGCGCGCGCGGCGCGCGAGGCGGGCGCCGAGGTGACGTTGGTAGCCGGCCCGGTGCATTTACCGACGCCGCGCGGGGTGCAGCGCATTGATGTGTCTTCAGCACGAGAAATGCACGCAGCGGCTGTCCAGCAAGCGCAGGAAGCTCATGTATTCATAGCGACCGCGGCGGTCGCCGACTGGCGTCCGGCGTCGCCGGCCGAGCACAAGATCAAAAAGGACGGCTCGGGCCAAGTGCCGCAGCTGTCGTTTGTCGAAAACCCGGACATCTTGGCCGGCATTGCCCGCTCGCCACGCGCGCGGACAGGCGAGCTGTATTGCGTCGGCTTTGCCGCCGAAAGCGAGAACCTGCAAGCCAATGCGCAGGCCAAGCGGGCACGCAAGGGGGTGCCGCTGTTGGTGGCCAACATCGGGCCAGCCACTTTCGGGCGCGACGACAACGCGCTGCTGCTGGTTGACGAGAAAGGCGTGGTCGAACTGCCGCACGCCAGCAAGCGCGTGCTGGCGCAGCAGTTGATCGCCGAAATCGCCCGGCGCGTGGCCGGTGATGTGATTTGA